From the Pseudomonas syringae KCTC 12500 genome, the window TCGATGGGGCCAGCCAGGCGGGTATTGAGCTCGGCAAAACGGTTCCACTCGTCCATCCGGCGAATGCCGCTGCGATTGGCCGTGAAGCTGGCATCGATAGTCGGCCAGTCGCTGCCCACCGAGGTGATGCCGGACATGCCGGTCACTACCACACGCTTCATCAGCACAGTCCCCCATTGACGGCCAGAACCTGACGAGTGATGTAGCTCGCTTCGGCCGACATCAGAAAGTTCACCGCACCCGCCACTTCCTCGGGCGTGCCCATGCGTTGTGCCGGGATCATTTTCATCAGTTCGTCCACGGGCACGTTCTCGTCCAGCATGGCCGTATCGATCAGCCCCGGCGCGACGCAGTTGACGGTGATCTTGCGCTTGCCCAGTTCGATGGCCAGCGCCTTGGCGGCACCGATCAGCCCTGCCTTGGAAGCGCTGTAATTGACCTGGCCGCGATTGCCGATCAGCCCGGAAACCGAGGTGATGCAGACGATGCGCCCTGCTGCTCGACGGCGAATCATCGGCATCGTCAACGGGTGCAGCACGTTATAGAAACCGTCCAGATTGGTGCGCAGCACCTGATCCCAGTCATCGTCGCTGAGTGCCGGGAACGCGCCGTCGCGGGTCAGCCCGGCGTTGAGTACCACGCCGTAATAGGCGCCGTGCGTCTCCACGTCCTCTTCCAGAATGGCCTTGCAGGCGGCCCGGTCCGAGACATCGAATTGCAGCACGCGTGCCTGGCGGCCCAGCGCAACGACTTCGGCCTGCACCGCTTCGGCTTCGCTGCGGCCGGTGCGGCAATGCAGGATCAGGTCGTATCCGGCCTGCGCCAGACGCAGGGCGATGGCGCGGCCGATGCCACGGCTGGAGCCGGTGACCAGTATCGATTCAGTCATGCCGGGGCTCCTTCAGCCAGGTAGTCAGCAGTGTTGGGCGGGCAATATACATTGAGTCGGGCAAAAGCCTCGATACCCGGTCCGGTGAGGGTGCATTCGAACATGCCCATGCCGTTGTCGTCCTGCAGGGAGCGCACGGCATGGATGTGCAGTTCACTGCCCAGCGGAAAGCGCGTCACGTTGCAGTCGAACTTGCGACTGCCAAGCAGAAAACCCAGCTTGACCGCTTCGCCCTTGTTGCGCGCCTTGCAACCGGCATAGGCCGCGACGCTCTGCGCCATCAGCTCTATGCCCAGCCATGCCGGCAGGCTGCCGTCGGCTTGATTGAACAGGCCGTCGGCGCGGACGGTCAGGCGGGTTCGAATCTGTTCTTCGTCAACGCTCAACACCTGATCGATGAGAATCATGTCGCCGGCATGGGGGATGAGTTCGGCGAGCGGCCACTCGGTCATGGGGCATCTCCGATAATCAGGCTGATGTTGTTGCCACCGAAGGCAAACGAATTGCTCATCATGTAACGAGCGTTTTCAGGTGTCAGGCGCGAGCCTGCGTGTGTCCATTGCAGCGCAGGCAAGAGCGGATCGGCCTCGCCGTCCCACAGGTGCGGGGGCAGGGCCTGTTCGGTATTCTGCGGGGCCAGGCTCAGCCAGCAAAACGCCGCCTCCAGCGCGCCCGCCGCGCCCAGGGTGTGGCCGCTGAGCGGTTTGGTCGACGAGCAGGGCACGCCGCTGGGAAATACGCTCTGCACGGCCAGGCTCTCCATCGCATCGTTGTGCTGCGTGGCGGTGCCGTGCAGGTTCAGATAACCGATCTGCTCCGC encodes:
- a CDS encoding hotdog family protein, which codes for MTEWPLAELIPHAGDMILIDQVLSVDEEQIRTRLTVRADGLFNQADGSLPAWLGIELMAQSVAAYAGCKARNKGEAVKLGFLLGSRKFDCNVTRFPLGSELHIHAVRSLQDDNGMGMFECTLTGPGIEAFARLNVYCPPNTADYLAEGAPA
- the fabG gene encoding 3-oxoacyl-ACP reductase FabG, with the protein product MTESILVTGSSRGIGRAIALRLAQAGYDLILHCRTGRSEAEAVQAEVVALGRQARVLQFDVSDRAACKAILEEDVETHGAYYGVVLNAGLTRDGAFPALSDDDWDQVLRTNLDGFYNVLHPLTMPMIRRRAAGRIVCITSVSGLIGNRGQVNYSASKAGLIGAAKALAIELGKRKITVNCVAPGLIDTAMLDENVPVDELMKMIPAQRMGTPEEVAGAVNFLMSAEASYITRQVLAVNGGLC